In one Corynebacterium bovis DSM 20582 = CIP 54.80 genomic region, the following are encoded:
- a CDS encoding translation initiation factor IF-2 N-terminal domain-containing protein: MAQFSPETARAAETIVLDEVPAKVRVHVLAKTIGVTSKDLIAALAATGVEGKVASSSVTRDQVEALVAAARAQGGAGDGAGSAATGEGTTTRAAATRRTSGGAKAAKATKSTKATKAAKSTKSTKRTAGATSAKAPTGAEAAQDTGEAASPENAENAANAASEAKAEPAKKTRATKSTKRTAGAKATKTTKAATADDAATSGRSGTPAPDAASSEMPVFLPPSEDGAGTTAGTATAATAAAADPGETAADTQTDADASGAEQSGGQRSSRRRPRRRTTKRTTAAETSGRQASVEASEAPEAPDADGTSARQASAGTAEASDSRDDTREDAREDTHGDAREDAREDAGTDPATGTGAPRRRRVRRIIRRVGAARVSDDAGSTDRARGGNRSDDRDGDAGQAEDGRNRRGGRGRGRGRGGDRGSAASTPSRTPDDDRQESPKESPKETSRGSRKGRQKDQGNQGKDHGGNGKDHGNQGGNGKDHGAHGKDGKDQGGRTVEVVDEPVKLKGSTRLESKRRWRQEQDNETPRPISRAEFRARRELVHRSLVVRDSERTDHAGTTTQVGVTENGMLVEHFVTSETQQSIVGNIYLGRVQNVLASMEAAFIDIGTGRNAVLYAGEVDWRSEYLHSRHRRIDAALKQGDQILVQVIKDPVGHKGARLTNRISFAGRFLVYLPGGTSAGISRRLPEGEHKRLKEVLKRVIPGDGGAIIRTAAEGVSEEMIGEDVTALHDRWLEIRAREKKARSRRGSTPETMYEEPNMLVKVIRDIFNEGFNELVVDGDASWSVVQSYVHRMAPDLEDRLVRWNRRQHGGQDVFAAKELDAQLEKALSRKVWLPSGGHLIFDRTEAMTVVDVNTGSFTGAGGNLEQTVTENNLEAAEEIVRQIRLRDIGGMIVVDFIDMVLEENQDLVLRRLTEHLSRDRTRHNVSEVTSLGLVQMTRKRLGTGLLEAFSTPCEACDGRGLVIHPDPVEPEEDDGDRRRDHGGREGRRQAQREQERAEEIRKRTADEVRRAHEAEESGEDDDAAAAGAGRGRGRGDDGARSGRDAGARSGRDAGADGTAGTAGTADDSGDDGSGRGRSRRGRRGSGRRTVSAARRSEQSGVSGATRRSRSADADGRADADADVRADTGAETGAESSAASARGAGSSGDRPTVVRRRRIVRRGTGLAATGRPTRTGRPRRTDDADVAEIAAEALRRAAAEDPDEPTGENYVPEDVLRRDGDTAASGAGTRAGTGDAEATGDSTGDSTGDGQRRSRRTRRVVRKTTGSGNATGAKGAKGAGKTGKTGKTGKTGNAKHTGNATDTGTATGGTKTGNTGNTKKTGNTGNTKGRTDGAAREAGTRRGGGTVRDARAAYEEARREFETSPRRRRSVRGNSRSDVAPTPADFGVTPEDGAPSGGPSGGSGRGDAPARGGRRGGAADRDATPDDRDTGAGRSGGGRSSGRSRRRRVVRRNG; this comes from the coding sequence GTGGCCCAGTTCAGCCCGGAGACCGCCCGCGCGGCGGAGACGATCGTCCTCGATGAGGTCCCCGCCAAGGTGCGGGTGCACGTCCTCGCCAAGACGATCGGTGTGACCAGCAAGGACCTCATCGCCGCCCTCGCGGCGACGGGGGTCGAGGGGAAGGTGGCGTCGTCGTCGGTGACCCGCGACCAGGTGGAGGCGCTTGTCGCGGCCGCCCGTGCCCAGGGGGGGGCCGGGGACGGTGCGGGGTCCGCGGCGACGGGGGAGGGGACGACGACCCGAGCGGCGGCGACGCGCCGCACGTCGGGTGGCGCGAAGGCTGCGAAGGCGACGAAGAGTACGAAGGCCACGAAGGCCGCGAAGAGCACGAAGAGCACGAAGCGGACGGCGGGTGCGACGAGCGCGAAGGCCCCGACGGGCGCGGAGGCCGCGCAGGACACCGGGGAGGCCGCGAGCCCGGAGAACGCTGAGAATGCCGCGAACGCCGCGAGCGAGGCGAAGGCGGAGCCGGCGAAGAAGACGAGGGCGACGAAGAGCACGAAGCGGACCGCGGGTGCGAAGGCCACGAAGACCACGAAGGCCGCGACGGCCGACGACGCGGCCACGTCCGGGCGGTCGGGGACGCCGGCCCCGGACGCCGCGTCGTCGGAGATGCCGGTTTTCCTCCCGCCGTCGGAGGACGGGGCCGGCACCACCGCCGGTACCGCGACCGCGGCCACCGCCGCTGCCGCGGACCCGGGGGAGACCGCGGCCGACACGCAGACCGACGCGGACGCGTCGGGCGCGGAGCAGTCCGGCGGCCAGCGGTCGTCCCGCCGGCGGCCGCGACGTCGCACGACGAAGCGCACGACCGCGGCGGAGACGTCCGGACGGCAGGCGTCCGTCGAGGCGTCCGAGGCCCCCGAGGCTCCTGACGCTGACGGGACGTCCGCACGCCAGGCGTCCGCCGGCACGGCGGAGGCCTCCGACAGCCGCGACGACACCCGCGAGGACGCCCGCGAGGACACTCACGGCGACGCCCGCGAGGACGCCCGCGAGGACGCCGGGACGGACCCGGCGACGGGCACCGGTGCCCCGCGGCGTCGGCGGGTGCGGCGGATCATCCGCCGCGTCGGGGCGGCACGCGTCTCCGACGACGCCGGGTCCACCGACCGGGCGCGGGGCGGGAACCGCTCCGACGACCGCGACGGGGACGCGGGCCAGGCAGAGGACGGCCGGAACCGTCGCGGGGGACGGGGCCGCGGTCGCGGACGCGGTGGTGACCGGGGGAGCGCGGCGTCGACCCCCTCCCGGACCCCGGACGACGACCGGCAGGAGTCCCCGAAGGAGTCCCCGAAGGAGACCTCCCGGGGCTCCCGGAAGGGCCGCCAGAAGGACCAGGGCAACCAGGGCAAGGACCACGGCGGCAACGGTAAGGACCACGGCAACCAGGGCGGCAACGGCAAGGACCACGGCGCCCACGGCAAGGACGGCAAGGACCAGGGCGGCCGCACCGTCGAGGTCGTCGACGAGCCCGTGAAGCTCAAGGGCAGCACCCGCCTGGAGTCGAAGCGACGGTGGCGCCAGGAGCAGGACAACGAGACCCCGCGCCCGATCTCGCGGGCGGAGTTCCGCGCCCGCCGGGAGCTCGTGCACCGCTCGCTGGTCGTCCGGGACTCCGAGCGCACCGACCACGCCGGCACGACCACGCAGGTCGGTGTCACGGAGAACGGGATGCTCGTCGAGCACTTCGTCACCTCGGAGACGCAGCAGTCGATCGTCGGCAACATCTACCTCGGCCGGGTGCAGAACGTCCTGGCCAGCATGGAGGCCGCGTTCATCGACATCGGCACGGGGCGCAACGCCGTCCTCTACGCCGGTGAGGTGGACTGGAGGTCGGAGTACCTGCACTCCCGGCACCGGAGGATCGACGCCGCGCTGAAGCAGGGCGACCAGATCCTCGTGCAGGTCATCAAGGACCCGGTCGGGCACAAGGGCGCCCGGCTGACCAACCGGATCAGCTTCGCCGGGCGGTTCCTCGTCTACCTGCCCGGCGGCACGAGCGCGGGCATCTCCCGCCGCCTGCCGGAAGGGGAGCACAAGCGCCTGAAGGAGGTCCTCAAGCGGGTCATCCCGGGTGACGGTGGGGCGATCATCCGCACCGCCGCCGAGGGCGTGAGCGAGGAGATGATCGGCGAGGACGTCACCGCCCTCCACGACCGTTGGCTGGAGATCCGGGCGCGGGAGAAGAAGGCCCGCTCGCGGCGCGGTTCGACACCGGAGACCATGTACGAGGAGCCGAACATGCTCGTCAAGGTCATCCGCGACATCTTCAACGAGGGCTTCAACGAGCTCGTCGTCGACGGCGACGCGTCGTGGTCCGTCGTGCAGTCCTACGTCCACCGCATGGCCCCCGACCTGGAGGACCGGCTCGTCCGCTGGAACCGGCGGCAGCACGGCGGCCAGGACGTCTTCGCCGCCAAGGAGCTCGACGCGCAGCTGGAGAAGGCCCTGTCCCGGAAGGTGTGGCTGCCCAGCGGTGGGCACCTCATCTTCGACCGCACCGAGGCGATGACGGTCGTGGACGTCAACACCGGCAGCTTCACCGGCGCCGGGGGCAACCTGGAGCAGACGGTCACGGAGAACAACCTCGAGGCGGCGGAGGAGATCGTCCGCCAGATCCGCCTGCGGGACATCGGCGGCATGATCGTCGTCGACTTCATCGACATGGTCCTGGAGGAGAACCAGGACCTCGTGCTGCGCCGGCTCACCGAGCACCTCTCGCGGGACCGGACGCGCCACAACGTCTCCGAGGTGACGTCGCTCGGCCTCGTCCAGATGACGCGCAAGCGCCTGGGCACCGGGCTGCTCGAGGCGTTCTCCACGCCGTGCGAGGCGTGCGACGGGCGCGGGCTGGTCATCCACCCCGACCCGGTGGAGCCGGAGGAGGACGACGGCGACCGCCGCCGCGATCACGGTGGCCGGGAAGGTCGTCGGCAGGCACAGCGGGAGCAGGAACGGGCCGAGGAGATCCGGAAGCGCACCGCCGACGAGGTGCGCCGGGCGCACGAGGCGGAGGAGTCCGGGGAGGACGACGACGCAGCCGCGGCCGGGGCCGGCCGGGGCCGTGGCCGCGGTGACGACGGGGCGCGCTCCGGGCGGGACGCCGGGGCGCGCTCCGGGCGGGACGCCGGGGCGGACGGGACCGCCGGGACCGCCGGGACCGCGGACGACAGCGGTGACGACGGGTCCGGGCGCGGACGGTCGCGCCGGGGCCGCCGGGGGTCCGGTCGCCGGACCGTCAGTGCCGCGCGGCGGTCGGAGCAGTCCGGGGTCTCCGGTGCGACGCGGCGCAGCCGGTCGGCGGACGCCGACGGGCGGGCGGACGCGGACGCGGACGTGCGTGCGGACACGGGTGCGGAGACGGGTGCGGAGTCGTCCGCGGCGTCGGCCCGTGGGGCCGGGAGCAGCGGTGACCGTCCGACGGTCGTGCGGCGTCGTCGCATCGTCCGCCGCGGCACCGGGCTCGCGGCGACCGGTCGGCCGACGCGCACCGGGCGCCCGCGCCGGACGGACGACGCCGACGTGGCGGAGATCGCCGCCGAGGCCCTGCGCCGCGCGGCGGCGGAGGACCCGGATGAGCCGACCGGTGAGAACTACGTCCCCGAGGACGTCCTCCGGCGCGACGGCGACACGGCCGCGTCCGGTGCCGGCACGCGCGCCGGGACCGGCGACGCGGAGGCGACGGGCGACTCCACGGGCGACTCCACGGGCGACGGGCAGCGCCGGTCCCGGCGGACCCGCCGGGTGGTGCGGAAGACCACGGGCTCCGGGAACGCCACGGGCGCGAAGGGCGCGAAGGGCGCCGGGAAGACCGGGAAGACCGGGAAGACCGGGAAGACCGGCAACGCCAAGCACACCGGCAACGCCACGGACACCGGCACCGCCACGGGCGGCACGAAGACCGGGAACACCGGGAACACGAAGAAGACCGGGAACACCGGGAACACGAAGGGTCGCACCGACGGGGCGGCCCGGGAGGCCGGGACGCGCCGGGGCGGCGGCACGGTCCGCGACGCCCGCGCCGCGTACGAGGAGGCCCGTCGGGAGTTCGAGACCTCGCCGCGCCGGCGTCGGTCCGTCCGCGGCAACTCACGGTCGGACGTGGCGCCGACCCCCGCCGACTTCGGCGTGACCCCGGAGGACGGGGCCCCGTCGGGTGGACCGTCCGGAGGCTCCGGGAGGGGCGACGCCCCGGCCCGGGGCGGGCGACGCGGCGGTGCCGCCGACCGTGACGCGACCCCGGACGACCGGGACACCGGTGCCGGGCGCAGCGGCGGCGGGCGGTCGTCGGGCCGCAGCCGGCGCCGCCGGGTCGTCCGCCGCAACGGCTGA